The following proteins come from a genomic window of Vibrio vulnificus NBRC 15645 = ATCC 27562:
- a CDS encoding pyridoxamine 5'-phosphate oxidase family protein, producing the protein MGKQYLELTPQHIDFIQQQKIFFVATAAQTGSVNLSPKGGDSLRVIDHKTIVCQNLTGSGNESAAHTIKNPRMTLMWCAFKGAPLILRTYGNATVLHQTDPQWQKYLALFPASVATRQLFVLDINLVQSSCGMSVPLFDYQGDRDELAAWSEKQGKEGIEAYWRKKNQQSIDGFETEIVIRTGIDS; encoded by the coding sequence ATGGGAAAACAGTATTTGGAGTTAACGCCGCAGCACATCGACTTTATTCAACAGCAAAAGATTTTCTTCGTCGCAACCGCCGCGCAAACAGGCAGCGTCAATCTCTCCCCAAAAGGAGGGGACTCGCTAAGAGTTATCGACCATAAAACCATTGTTTGTCAAAACTTAACGGGCAGTGGCAACGAGTCCGCGGCTCATACGATTAAAAACCCACGCATGACTCTCATGTGGTGTGCGTTTAAAGGCGCACCGCTGATTCTTCGCACTTACGGCAACGCCACCGTACTTCATCAAACTGACCCACAATGGCAAAAGTACCTTGCCCTTTTCCCGGCCAGCGTCGCTACGCGGCAACTGTTTGTGTTGGACATCAACCTCGTGCAATCCTCTTGTGGAATGTCGGTCCCATTGTTTGATTATCAAGGTGATCGAGACGAACTTGCAGCATGGTCAGAGAAGCAAGGCAAAGAAGGCATTGAGGCCTATTGGCGAAAGAAAAATCAGCAAAGTATTGATGGGTTTGAAACGGAAATTGTCATTCGTACGGGCATCGATAGTTGA
- the artQ gene encoding arginine ABC transporter permease ArtQ, whose amino-acid sequence MALTGYSLSLAQASWMTIQLALVSLAVGLVLAVVFAGGEMTRHRLVKWPTIALVTVLRGLPELLVVLFIYFGSTQVLFLLTGDFIEVSPFLSGVIALSLIFASYASQTIRGALKAVNKGQREAASALGMSKSRTFFRIVLPQAVRHALPGLTNQWLVLLKDTALVSLIGVTDLLKQAQLTSAATHEAFTWYATAAAIYLVITLVTQRVVKIIDAKFSAQGLSLVQGAKA is encoded by the coding sequence ATGGCATTAACGGGTTACTCTCTTTCTCTCGCCCAAGCAAGCTGGATGACCATCCAGCTTGCGCTGGTCAGCTTAGCCGTCGGTTTAGTGTTAGCGGTTGTTTTCGCCGGGGGCGAGATGACTCGTCATCGCCTAGTGAAATGGCCAACTATCGCACTGGTGACGGTGCTACGCGGCTTGCCTGAGCTTTTGGTGGTGCTGTTCATCTACTTTGGCTCAACACAAGTTCTGTTTCTACTGACTGGCGATTTTATCGAAGTAAGCCCGTTTCTTTCTGGTGTGATTGCTCTTTCTTTGATTTTTGCTTCCTACGCTTCTCAGACCATTCGCGGCGCATTGAAAGCCGTTAATAAGGGTCAACGTGAAGCGGCCAGTGCTCTTGGCATGAGCAAAAGCAGGACTTTTTTTAGAATTGTGTTACCACAAGCGGTGCGCCATGCGCTGCCAGGGCTGACCAACCAATGGTTGGTATTATTGAAAGACACGGCTTTGGTGTCATTAATCGGCGTGACGGATCTTCTCAAGCAAGCACAACTGACCTCGGCGGCCACTCATGAAGCCTTTACTTGGTATGCCACCGCAGCGGCCATTTACTTAGTCATCACGCTTGTCACCCAGCGCGTGGTAAAAATCATCGATGCCAAATTTTCCGCACAAGGATTGAGTCTTGTTCAAGGAGCCAAAGCATGA
- the artM gene encoding arginine ABC transporter permease ArtM produces the protein MKEQHLWQLLEGLVTSLELTAVSLLVGCILSLLMTATLILRTPLLHWFSRGLITLFTGTPLLVQIFLIYYGPGQFDAIRDSFVWQWLSQPWFCAMLALALNTAAYSTQLFKGAFNAIPSGQWQACRALGMNKFVTLKVLLPYALRRAVPAYSNEVILVFKGTSLASTITIMDLMGYAQRINAQTYDTLTVFGVAGAFYLTINAIMTLIFRQVEKKALAFEAH, from the coding sequence ATGAAAGAACAACATCTCTGGCAACTGTTAGAAGGCTTAGTCACCAGTCTTGAGCTAACGGCGGTTTCACTGTTGGTGGGCTGTATTTTATCGTTGCTGATGACAGCAACGCTGATTCTACGCACACCTCTCTTACACTGGTTCAGCCGCGGCCTGATTACCTTGTTTACTGGCACGCCACTGCTCGTGCAGATTTTCCTGATCTATTACGGCCCAGGCCAGTTTGACGCCATTCGCGACAGCTTTGTTTGGCAATGGCTAAGTCAGCCTTGGTTTTGTGCCATGCTGGCACTGGCGCTAAACACGGCCGCTTACAGCACTCAATTGTTCAAAGGCGCATTTAACGCCATTCCATCAGGGCAGTGGCAAGCTTGTCGCGCGCTTGGGATGAACAAATTCGTGACATTGAAGGTGTTGCTACCTTACGCACTGCGCCGTGCCGTACCGGCTTATTCCAACGAAGTCATTTTGGTGTTCAAAGGCACCTCGTTAGCCAGCACCATCACCATCATGGATCTGATGGGATACGCGCAACGCATTAATGCGCAAACCTACGATACCTTGACGGTATTTGGTGTGGCGGGTGCTTTTTATCTCACCATCAATGCCATCATGACGCTGATTTTCCGCCAGGTAGAGAAAAAAGCGCTCGCGTTTGAAGCACACTGA
- a CDS encoding DM13 domain-containing protein yields the protein MKYGLLIISHIAMLVCGIGLGIYLLPILIQPTSPSQQAVESVVLAPNYQGEFSRDRADSDFLHWGEGKLVIDAQSIAFSGELAPGPDYKLYLSPTFIETEADFLANKEQLVRVGDVKTFDRFILPIPSDVDVANYTTAIVWCESFDQFISSAKYR from the coding sequence ATGAAATACGGACTTTTAATCATTTCTCACATCGCGATGTTGGTTTGTGGTATCGGGTTAGGGATTTATCTTCTGCCGATTTTGATTCAACCTACGAGTCCCTCTCAACAGGCGGTTGAAAGCGTCGTGCTTGCTCCAAATTATCAAGGGGAATTTAGCCGTGATCGTGCTGATAGCGATTTCTTACATTGGGGAGAGGGCAAGCTTGTGATTGATGCACAAAGTATTGCTTTTTCGGGTGAACTCGCCCCAGGTCCCGACTATAAGCTTTATCTATCGCCAACGTTTATTGAGACAGAAGCTGACTTCTTAGCCAACAAAGAGCAGTTGGTCCGCGTTGGAGATGTCAAAACATTTGACCGTTTTATTCTGCCCATTCCAAGTGATGTGGACGTGGCAAACTACACAACGGCGATTGTATGGTGTGAAAGCTTCGATCAATTTATCTCGTCAGCCAAATATCGTTAA
- a CDS encoding Ig-like domain-containing protein: MNNKALRLVPTVLALAVSMAFPVAQAAVNSEISIVGSESQWWNTYKVSLTNTGSNAIELRDAKIVFDSNLTMSSPSWSAAGISYPNMSFTSNAQGNVFKNTLALGFDNGSWVKSQLPSGQSIVLTIGVSGVLDMTLLQDTIRLIADDEGEVGDPELSLKIASPMNGAEFEEGQTVTMLANVTATNTTVKAVTFFVDNQQVARVTQAPFQANWLSAGVGPHTIKAMVESHSGLKQEQAVSITVKEKQVEPPVDPVVRELAFVAPTQGQTLTVDQATTIQARVEGDSISTLEFWANDRKLGQRNITPTQTTYSHSWTPSEVGNAALKVVVLDQNNQLVEQRSIAVSIQDEPSFVSPEVSFISPANGSKFEEGNTVAITVRATDADDDLSRVIVKANNQQICAFNASTESQYSCNWTASQVGDVTLEALATDAENLTSTARVKITVEKVETPTPPPPGDLCADFNVYPDWTRGDHATGGDIMVHKNIAYSAVYWTQSVPGSDSSWSLHLNCDGTDPGTAPALSLRNPMDPVRLEVAGWPNTFVVASPSTQAPNTLAVEASSSDALADVEQLTRAFVSVLEQAENAGTASIVIQSDVLDLATRDKGASFGTVAVKQALTNAIDITGSRIDIDAINELSDDVKGWANAHNLIFTTLAPQATFGWSLSIGEFAYDTHSGRQSVWDEASVFTADLLDNFELYKVDSANKADFVAFTKSSETAALTSEQWHHALEFVKQVTDYVEAPAMLSNMPTEQSANYFMGNTQSEQQIRKAAYSNVFALMFDQDSPVLTSKIELYQTAKVPLYYVGEELEKGSLTRIEALNQELTNAENVMNNEVFLYETPQSQWVPSTVYKWNDFLDGLNAMHNIGVAGNKFWLMNDEDDDATNIKYAKVAIAAFLAQSMQETIRYNACDENNWSEVKYGAPADYPMTASCGQLGQKYADYGVNPVSGLDYAYSCPRDDKMEVSALTHAKWYGAPAPVFAAPDAVLEERGLLVNGAVGRWTNNGHCNDVPESVDTSKQVWERDECKTYVGQKAGKFIWDGSSQESVEGCGWWGRGVIQTTGRQNFGTLNHYLGRSHVDPSTIGKTIDGVTVEAPPENPLYAELDFCSNPGLICSSEENKEIKWIAGLFYWVTSVQAYNDEGGKYGDWNYYNELKKYVDSGLQGSQFIDDVSGIVNRGCPDLSCSTGDVHNVKERRENFKLVLQKLGLDPR, encoded by the coding sequence GGCCGGAATCAGTTACCCCAATATGAGTTTCACCAGCAATGCGCAAGGTAATGTGTTCAAAAACACGCTGGCTTTGGGTTTCGATAATGGTAGCTGGGTGAAATCTCAACTGCCTTCAGGCCAGAGCATTGTGCTCACAATCGGTGTGAGCGGCGTATTGGATATGACTCTGCTACAGGATACCATTCGTCTGATTGCTGACGATGAAGGTGAAGTGGGGGATCCTGAACTTTCTCTGAAAATCGCCTCACCAATGAATGGCGCGGAGTTTGAAGAAGGTCAAACCGTTACCATGCTCGCAAACGTAACCGCAACCAACACCACTGTTAAAGCGGTGACTTTCTTCGTTGACAACCAACAAGTCGCACGTGTAACACAAGCACCTTTCCAAGCAAATTGGCTGTCAGCGGGTGTGGGGCCACACACGATTAAAGCGATGGTGGAAAGTCACTCTGGTCTAAAACAAGAGCAAGCCGTCAGCATCACGGTGAAAGAGAAGCAGGTTGAGCCACCTGTTGATCCTGTTGTGCGTGAACTGGCGTTTGTCGCACCAACACAAGGTCAAACGCTTACCGTCGATCAGGCGACAACAATCCAAGCGCGTGTTGAAGGCGATTCGATTTCCACTCTTGAGTTTTGGGCAAACGACCGCAAACTTGGTCAACGGAATATCACGCCGACCCAAACAACATACTCGCACTCCTGGACGCCAAGCGAAGTGGGCAACGCAGCCCTCAAAGTGGTGGTGCTAGACCAGAACAACCAACTGGTTGAGCAGCGCAGTATTGCGGTTTCTATTCAAGATGAGCCAAGCTTTGTAAGCCCGGAAGTGAGCTTTATTTCGCCAGCGAATGGCTCTAAGTTTGAAGAAGGCAATACCGTTGCGATCACCGTTCGTGCGACAGACGCAGATGATGACTTGTCACGCGTTATCGTAAAAGCAAACAACCAGCAAATTTGTGCGTTTAACGCGTCAACGGAAAGCCAATACTCATGCAACTGGACGGCATCTCAAGTGGGTGATGTCACTCTTGAAGCGCTGGCCACCGATGCGGAAAACTTAACATCGACTGCGCGTGTGAAGATCACCGTTGAAAAAGTAGAAACGCCGACCCCTCCGCCTCCGGGTGATTTGTGCGCCGATTTCAACGTGTACCCAGATTGGACTCGCGGGGATCACGCCACGGGCGGTGACATCATGGTCCACAAAAACATCGCTTACTCAGCGGTATACTGGACGCAATCTGTTCCTGGCAGCGATAGCTCATGGTCATTGCATCTAAACTGTGATGGCACAGATCCGGGCACTGCTCCAGCACTGTCACTACGTAACCCAATGGACCCAGTACGTCTAGAAGTCGCTGGCTGGCCAAACACATTCGTGGTGGCGAGCCCATCAACTCAGGCACCAAATACTCTGGCGGTCGAAGCAAGCAGCAGTGATGCCCTAGCCGATGTAGAACAACTAACGCGTGCGTTTGTGTCAGTTTTGGAGCAAGCAGAGAATGCAGGTACCGCATCCATCGTGATTCAATCGGATGTTCTGGATCTTGCCACGCGAGACAAAGGTGCATCGTTTGGTACCGTTGCGGTGAAACAAGCCTTGACGAACGCCATTGATATCACGGGTAGCCGTATTGATATTGATGCGATTAATGAACTGAGTGACGATGTGAAAGGCTGGGCGAATGCGCACAACTTGATCTTCACCACGCTTGCACCACAAGCGACATTCGGTTGGTCACTGAGCATTGGTGAATTCGCTTACGATACGCATTCTGGCCGTCAATCGGTATGGGATGAAGCGTCTGTTTTCACGGCGGATTTACTGGATAACTTCGAGCTTTACAAAGTGGATTCTGCAAACAAAGCGGACTTTGTCGCCTTTACTAAGTCGAGCGAGACGGCTGCGCTAACCAGCGAGCAGTGGCATCACGCGCTTGAGTTCGTCAAACAGGTTACAGATTACGTTGAAGCGCCTGCAATGCTTAGCAATATGCCGACTGAGCAAAGCGCTAACTATTTCATGGGCAACACACAAAGTGAGCAGCAAATTCGTAAAGCGGCTTACAGTAACGTGTTTGCACTGATGTTTGACCAAGACTCTCCTGTATTAACCAGCAAGATTGAACTGTATCAAACGGCAAAAGTACCACTGTACTACGTAGGTGAAGAGTTAGAGAAAGGTTCATTAACTCGCATTGAAGCGCTCAACCAAGAGTTGACGAACGCGGAAAATGTCATGAACAACGAAGTCTTCTTATACGAAACGCCTCAATCTCAGTGGGTTCCGTCAACCGTTTATAAGTGGAACGATTTCCTCGATGGTTTGAACGCAATGCACAACATTGGTGTGGCGGGCAACAAGTTCTGGCTAATGAACGATGAAGATGATGACGCGACCAACATCAAATACGCGAAAGTTGCGATTGCTGCGTTCCTTGCACAAAGTATGCAAGAGACGATTCGTTACAACGCCTGTGATGAAAACAACTGGTCTGAAGTGAAATACGGCGCGCCAGCGGATTACCCAATGACAGCCAGCTGTGGGCAACTTGGTCAAAAATACGCAGATTACGGTGTCAACCCAGTCTCCGGTTTGGATTATGCGTACTCTTGCCCTCGCGATGACAAGATGGAAGTGAGTGCTCTGACTCATGCGAAATGGTATGGCGCACCGGCTCCTGTCTTTGCCGCGCCAGATGCTGTGCTTGAAGAGCGCGGTCTGCTGGTGAACGGCGCAGTAGGACGTTGGACCAACAACGGCCACTGTAACGATGTTCCTGAAAGCGTGGATACCTCTAAACAAGTGTGGGAACGCGATGAGTGTAAGACTTACGTTGGTCAGAAAGCCGGTAAGTTCATTTGGGACGGTAGCAGCCAAGAAAGCGTGGAAGGCTGTGGCTGGTGGGGGCGTGGTGTTATCCAAACCACAGGCCGTCAAAACTTTGGTACGCTCAACCACTACTTAGGTCGTTCACACGTTGACCCATCAACCATTGGTAAAACGATTGATGGCGTCACGGTAGAAGCGCCACCGGAGAACCCACTGTACGCAGAGTTGGATTTTTGTTCTAACCCAGGTCTGATTTGTAGCTCGGAAGAGAACAAAGAGATCAAGTGGATCGCAGGCCTGTTCTACTGGGTCACCTCAGTACAAGCCTACAACGATGAGGGCGGTAAGTACGGCGATTGGAACTACTACAATGAGTTGAAGAAGTACGTGGACAGCGGTCTGCAAGGTTCTCAATTTATCGATGACGTTTCAGGTATCGTAAACCGCGGTTGTCCAGATTTGAGCTGTTCAACAGGTGATGTTCACAACGTGAAAGAACGCCGCGAGAACTTCAAACTGGTATTGCAAAAGCTGGGCCTTGACCCTCGATAA
- a CDS encoding arginine ABC transporter substrate-binding protein, which yields MKKILLASLIGLVSANAAAQQEIKFAMEATYAPFEYMDENNQIQGFDVDLANALCKQIEAKCSFHNQAFDSLIPALKFKRYDAAISAMDITDARLEQVAFSDAYYDNSAAFVSFAGKVADQAALKGKRVGVQNGSTHQSFLLEQMAGVTAVPYASYQDAFLDMKNGRIDSVFGDTAVVAEWFKKENNLAYVGEHVTNAQYFGNGFGIAVNKDNQALVDQLNAALKAVKANGEYQAIFNKYFGN from the coding sequence ATGAAAAAGATTTTACTGGCGTCCCTTATCGGCCTTGTTTCTGCCAATGCAGCGGCACAACAAGAGATTAAATTTGCGATGGAAGCCACCTACGCCCCCTTCGAATACATGGATGAAAACAATCAAATTCAGGGTTTTGATGTTGATTTGGCTAACGCGCTGTGTAAACAGATCGAGGCGAAATGTTCCTTCCATAACCAAGCCTTCGACAGCTTGATTCCTGCTCTGAAATTCAAACGTTATGACGCAGCAATCTCAGCAATGGACATTACTGATGCACGCTTAGAACAAGTGGCGTTTAGCGATGCATACTACGACAACTCAGCGGCATTCGTGTCATTTGCAGGCAAGGTTGCCGACCAAGCCGCACTGAAAGGCAAGCGTGTGGGCGTACAAAATGGCTCTACTCACCAAAGCTTTTTGCTAGAACAAATGGCCGGTGTCACTGCCGTACCATACGCAAGCTATCAAGATGCGTTTCTTGATATGAAAAATGGCCGTATCGATTCCGTGTTTGGTGATACTGCTGTTGTGGCTGAATGGTTTAAGAAGGAAAACAATCTCGCTTATGTCGGCGAGCACGTCACCAACGCACAATACTTTGGTAATGGCTTTGGTATTGCGGTCAACAAAGACAACCAAGCCTTGGTCGACCAACTGAATGCCGCTCTAAAAGCGGTAAAAGCAAACGGCGAATACCAAGCAATCTTCAATAAGTACTTCGGTAACTAA
- a CDS encoding copper resistance protein NlpE — protein MKKTMLALGGVVILLAGCQDDKQAQAPAATPSEETQAVVVVESNQSAGTDVVTTETFVDSAHNAKNALDWNGTYTGTLPCADCSGIDVTLTLNNDGSYVLEETYQGKQDGTFKSEGHFNWDESGSVVTLEGEGSLNQYFVGENTLMMLDINGQQITGDLADFYRLKKQ, from the coding sequence ATGAAAAAGACAATGTTAGCGTTAGGTGGTGTGGTGATTCTTTTAGCGGGCTGCCAAGATGACAAGCAAGCACAAGCCCCTGCAGCCACGCCTAGCGAAGAGACACAAGCCGTTGTCGTGGTGGAGTCAAACCAATCTGCGGGTACGGATGTTGTAACCACTGAAACGTTTGTCGATAGTGCGCACAATGCGAAAAACGCATTGGACTGGAATGGTACGTATACTGGCACTCTACCTTGCGCCGATTGTAGCGGTATCGATGTGACCTTAACATTGAACAACGATGGCAGTTACGTTTTAGAAGAAACTTACCAAGGCAAACAAGATGGTACGTTCAAGTCTGAAGGCCACTTTAACTGGGATGAGAGTGGCAGTGTGGTGACATTGGAAGGAGAGGGGTCACTGAACCAATACTTCGTTGGCGAAAATACGCTGATGATGCTCGACATCAACGGTCAGCAGATCACGGGTGATTTGGCCGACTTCTACCGTCTTAAAAAACAATAA
- a CDS encoding mechanosensitive ion channel family protein encodes MEKVQLIIEFLLQHKLFFTALIIIFVVLVRQVILARIRGEVAFITEKQRSWMSRTKNGAFAITSLILFVLWQSEINQFALSVTAIAVAIVVASKEIILCFTGSIQRASSRSFRVGDWIEVGKISGQVIDHNMMATVIQEIDLNHGQYHYTGKTVTLPNSMFFTYPVKNLNFMKRYVYHNFLIVVPDFVNLYPLLPDLENKIEEHCHYFSDVAKRYNAMIEKHAGVDLPGAEPHIHITSSAAGEQVVNFMIFCPTEKAVHLESLIRQDFMSLYEERYPRSIN; translated from the coding sequence GTGGAAAAAGTACAGCTGATCATTGAATTCTTATTGCAGCATAAGCTTTTCTTCACAGCATTGATCATCATCTTTGTTGTTCTAGTGAGACAAGTGATCTTGGCTCGTATTCGTGGCGAAGTGGCCTTCATCACGGAAAAGCAACGTAGCTGGATGTCTCGCACCAAGAATGGTGCCTTTGCCATCACCAGCTTAATTCTGTTTGTTTTGTGGCAATCGGAAATCAACCAGTTTGCGCTATCGGTGACCGCCATTGCCGTTGCGATTGTGGTGGCGTCAAAAGAAATTATTCTCTGTTTTACTGGTTCGATACAGCGTGCTAGCTCACGCTCATTTCGTGTAGGGGATTGGATCGAAGTAGGAAAAATATCAGGTCAAGTGATTGATCATAATATGATGGCAACGGTGATCCAAGAAATAGACTTAAACCACGGTCAATATCATTACACTGGAAAGACAGTGACATTGCCCAACAGTATGTTTTTTACTTATCCGGTAAAAAACCTTAATTTTATGAAGCGGTACGTATACCATAATTTTCTAATTGTTGTGCCTGACTTTGTGAATTTATATCCATTATTGCCAGATCTAGAGAATAAAATAGAGGAACATTGTCACTATTTTTCAGACGTTGCAAAACGATATAACGCGATGATCGAAAAACATGCGGGTGTGGATTTACCAGGTGCGGAACCTCATATTCATATCACGAGCTCGGCCGCAGGCGAGCAGGTGGTGAATTTTATGATTTTTTGTCCTACGGAAAAGGCTGTTCATCTTGAAAGCTTGATTCGTCAAGATTTTATGTCCCTTTATGAAGAACGTTATCCTCGTTCAATTAATTGA
- the artP gene encoding arginine ABC transporter ATP-binding protein ArtP translates to MSIQVKSVNKSYGSNQILHNISFECAKGETLVLLGPSGAGKSSLLRVLNLLESADNGQLTIANQAFDFASSPSEADGLLLRRKVGMVFQQYNLWPHLTVIENLIEAPIRVLGVAKTEAVEQAKEILATLQLADKADAWPLQLSGGQQQRVAIARALMMKPEVLLFDEPTAALDPEITNQVVKIISGLSDTGITQVVVTHEVDFAKKIASHVLYLEKGHIVEHGTKQAFSEPQTRAFAEYLKH, encoded by the coding sequence ATGTCTATTCAAGTAAAAAGCGTTAATAAATCTTATGGTTCCAACCAAATTTTGCACAACATTAGCTTTGAATGTGCGAAAGGCGAAACATTGGTTTTACTGGGCCCAAGCGGTGCGGGTAAGAGTTCTCTACTGCGTGTGCTGAACTTACTTGAATCCGCAGACAACGGTCAGCTGACCATTGCGAATCAAGCCTTTGATTTTGCTTCTTCTCCAAGTGAAGCCGATGGCCTGCTGCTGCGTCGAAAAGTCGGCATGGTGTTTCAGCAATACAACCTATGGCCACATCTCACTGTCATTGAGAACCTGATTGAAGCGCCGATACGAGTACTCGGCGTCGCGAAAACAGAGGCGGTTGAGCAAGCAAAAGAAATTTTGGCGACCTTGCAGCTCGCGGATAAGGCGGATGCATGGCCGTTGCAACTTTCTGGTGGTCAGCAACAGCGTGTCGCTATCGCGAGAGCGTTAATGATGAAACCGGAAGTGCTGCTGTTTGATGAGCCCACCGCCGCTTTGGATCCTGAAATCACGAATCAAGTCGTGAAGATCATTTCAGGCCTGAGCGATACTGGCATCACCCAAGTTGTCGTCACTCACGAAGTCGATTTCGCCAAGAAGATCGCAAGCCATGTCCTGTATCTCGAAAAAGGTCATATCGTTGAGCACGGCACCAAACAAGCTTTCAGCGAACCGCAAACCCGCGCGTTTGCCGAATATTTAAAACACTAA